The genome window TCCATAAACATCTTCCATAAACTGTGTGGGTAGCTGCTCACTTCTGCTTTCTTGCTTCTCTTAGATTTGAAGGTGGTGGGTGGAACATGGATTATCTGCATCTGCTAACAGCTCAGCCAAGCTAGTCCCCTTCTCTGAATCCCACACAGCTGAGCCAAGCTCGTGGTCTTCTGATGGCCAAACAGAGGGCCCAGAGTGGTCTTGAGAAGTTTCAGCCAAGAGCAAGAACacgctatttttttttccttctcaaagAGCTGGAAGAATGAGTAGGTGGAGGGGGTGTGATATGAGTTGCCCGGCCCATGGGCAAGGCCCTTAGGCCTGGAAATAGAAACCCTGTTGGAGGAGTCAGACAGGTCCAGAGACAGCTGGAAGCCAAGGAACCTCTGTTGTGTCCGTCACCTGCTAGAACAGGGACCAGACCTGGCCAACACTGCTCTTAGGCCTGAGATATCAGGAGATGACATGCTGCAGGGACCCTAGTGAAGTTTACTTCCAGTAGGGTCAGAAAGCTGAAAGGTGTATCTGAAGGTCTGTGCTCCAGTGAGTGGATGGAGGCCAAACTCTGCCTGGTCCTGAGGGCCACACTAACCTTCACACCTGAGACAATTCCCGCTGTCACCCTGGAATTGAAATCTACCCATCCTGACTTATGTTCTGGTGGCTCTACTCTGAGGCTTAATGGCAACAGCTCTAGGCCCACTAGTTCACCTTGTGCTTCTCTGGGTCCTGCGCTCTTGGACCCACTTTGCCAGCTGCCAGCAGATGTAGAGGCCCCTCAGTGTGCCAGAACTCCAGACAGTAAGCTGAAACTGGGGCCAAAGACCCAAATGTGGAGGAACAGGAAAAGGGTGAGGAACagccagaggaggaagaggaagaatgcTGTATCTGCACTGAGCCTTGTGGGTCTGGTGAGCACTACTGTCCCTGCTGAACTGTGGTCACAGTCTCTATGTGGGCTGCATGTACCAGCTGTTAGGCATGACCCCAAGAGCTGACCTGGGCTATGTGTGCTATCCACTGTGTCATCTGACACCCATGCTAGAGTGGAAGATCTGTCAGCTGCAGGAGGAACTGCTTCGAGCTGATGGACTCCAGTACTCATTGCCTACTGCATTCACCACACCCCTGAGCCTGGGCCCTGGGAGTCCTTAGAGCACCAGTACTGAATGTGCTTCCTGGCAGGGCCTGTGGGGGAACAGAGTTGTCTCCccttcctgccctgccctcccagGCTAGGTATCTGGCTGTGGACATTGCAGGAACATGGTacttgtgcctggtgcctgtcaCTGGTGAGTCTGCTGGCACTTGAACTGCTGGGGCTGGTACTCATTTTCATGCCACCGATTTTACTAGGGGTGCTCTTCATGCTCCTAGACCATTCCAGCCACTGAACAGGGCCCAGGATGTTGGCCAAGCTTTGAAGGCCATGCTCAGATCTGCTAATCACCAATACCAAGACCAGATCTGCCCAAGAGCCTGAGCCAGCCAGAGTGCTTACACACCCCTGTAGTCCAGATACAATCTAAAGCTGAGGATGGCCTCTGAAGGACACtggctcagaaggaaggatagtGAATAGAATCCCATGTGCTTACCATGGACAGGCACTTCACTGGCCACAGGCAGAAGCAGGGCCATCCACCAGCTCCTGTGATCCAGCTGTTTAGGATGGACACAAATGTGAACAGAGGTCTAGCAGTGATTCCTGGGAGAAGGCAAGGGCTACAGGAACTCTCACCTGGTCCGAACAAGTTGGTGGTGGTCCCTGAAGGCCACAATAGCAAGAGAGGTCTGCACTACACAAACCCAGCCTTCAACAGCTCTTCACCCAAAGTAAGATAGCCTCACTGGAAAGAGTAGCCCAGAGCAGCTGGGCTTTCTACTGCAAGGGCCAAGGACCAATCTAGACCTTGAAGCCTGCAAATGCCCAAGGTCCAGCTCTGTTCCTAACTGACCATACAATCATGTCACTGGACCAGGAATCCTCACTTGGGAGATGCAGACAATAAGGCCCCTCATGATTTATTGGTGACACATGTAAGGTGGGATGCTTTAGACTGAGTGCTCTAACCAGCATAAGAAAGGCTCTCAAACACTGACTGACACTGTCATTACCACAGTCATCTTCATTATTACTCCATCTCTGCCATCCAGGCAACTCTCCTCACAGCCCTTCAGTGATACCTGTTCCACTCAGGCAGACCAGTGCCATACAAGAGATCATAGGGTCCTTGTCCTTGCCTTGATTTTAGCCAACTGTGAGTCTCTACTCATGCTGTCCAAAGGCCATTTCTACACATTCTCAGCCAGAggaaatttggttttgtttttttgtattttaaataggATCTCACTGTAACACATGCTGACCTCataatccttctgccttagcttGCTGGAACTACCAGTGAGCATCACCACACACAGCTGAAGGTTTTGTCTGCCTAGGTGAGCCACAGACTCATGTGCTACATATTACATTATGTTCACAGCCAGTCCCAAGCCAGTTCATGCTTGGCCCAGCTTGGCCCTCAATAAGCAGAGCAGGCCAACCTTGAATGGAGCTGGGTTGCCCTCTGGCAGTTCCTGCTTAATTAGATCCTGTTTGGACTACAGCAGTGAGAGCCTACCCTAGATCTGCATAGCCCACAGGAGTAAGCTCCAACCAGTGAACAAGTGCAAACTTTGGCAAAGAGTTTTAATGGCAAAGTTGGCTGCAGCGACAATGCCACGTGGGGTAGGGCCAGTAGCCACAGGTGGGCAAGAAAGGGTCAGCGGGCAACAGGACAGGGCCAGTTCCCTGAAGAAGCGGCGAGCGAGGGCCGGCAGGCAGTGGTTGGCAAGTGGATACTACATGATGGAACAGGCAGATAGCGGGTTCCGCACATGGCAGGTGCATGCAGCCCCACAGTACTGCCGGAAGGTCTGGTAGCAGCTGCCTTCAGATTCACCTCCCCACTGGCCACCGGATGGGGCAGTCAGGGCTTCAGGTGGCAAGCGGCTCAGGATGGATGTGTTGACAGCCAGTGCAGCCAGGCCATAGTCAGTGAAGAGTACAGTCTCACGGTGGCAGGTGGGACAAGAGATGAACTTGTACTTAGGGCAAGACTCGTAAAGAATCTGCAGGCACTGCTCACAAACAGAGTGCAGGCAAGACAGCACACGGGGCCGCCGCTGAGTAACGTTGTATGTGTGCCCACAGGTAGGGCATTCCAGGGGCTCACCTGCTATCACTGGCCCAGATGATGAAGGTGCAGAGGCTGTTGGGCTGGGTCGAATCACATATTGATTTACAATGACCTCATCCACTGGTGCCACCCGGGGGAAACCCAACTCAGAACTGCCCTTTCGGGGCCGCCTTGGCAAGGGTGGAGTGTGGGATGCTCCTTCCAAAGTAGGCATGTCCCCCCCACATGCCTGGTTGACAATGATCTCTGTGTCTGAGGGCCAAGCACGCTTGGGTGCCAGGGTGGGAGTTGGCCTGGGTGCAGGTGGGAAGCAGGGGGTGGCCGCCTGGAGCTCAGGGAACTTTTCAGGGTGGACAATCTTCATGGCCTCCATTTTGAGGATGACATGGGGGCCTTTCAGGCAGGACATGAGGAGGCCCGGCCATCCACTGCCCACCTCGGGCCCAGGGTCAGCTGGCATCCGGCTTTCTACAGTCACACCGGAGGTTGGCACAGGTGGGGGTGTTGGGTGGGGCCGTGGGGGAAGAGAAGGGGCTGCATCCTGGTCCTGCCAGGCCTGTTGAGGACCCCGGTCACTTGGTAGACTACAAGGGGCAGCGGGTGACAGCTTGGAGGGCAGCCCCCCTCCCAGTGGCCACAATGGCTTATCTGGTTCAGTccgaagaggaggaagaggagggggagggggaagcaggcGGGGACAAGGGGGTATGGGAGGCTGTCTTGGGCTGTGGGGCTCACCCAGGGGCTCACCCAGGGTCTCTGTCTGCTGAGGCTGGCAAGGGGGCGTGGAGGGACCTCCTCCTGTAGCAGAGGTCAGCAGTCCCTGGGCCGGGACATCTGGGCAGGCAGGGGCTAGGTGGGCCCCATGGCTCCAGGACAGGGCGCCCAGGGAAGGCAGCTAGCCTGATCCCTGGCTGCCGGAGGACCTGGGCTGCAGGCTTCGCGGCAACAGCAACGGAGAGGCCTGCACCAGGCCTGAGCTGCAAGTGAGAGATAGCGTGAGGGCAGCACCGGGTCCACCTCACTCTCGCCCTCGCCTCCACCCTGCACAAAGGACAGGGTGCCCGACCTCTGACCCTGACCTCATCCGTGGGATACAAGTCGCCACGATGCTCTGAACACAACCCCCTCCCCAGTATACTCTCCGAGGCCGGGCTCACTGTCGGGAGGACTGACCCTATGAGAATGGGAAGGGATGATGTGTCTGACCCCcgcccttcctcccctcccccctccccccctcccggCTCACCTGCCCCAGCCTGGCGTTCCCTGGCTGCGCCGCCGCAGCAGCAGAACAGAGGTTGTCTCAAAGGCAGGCCCGGATGCGGCGCTCGCACCTTGGCTCTCCCGCTCTAGGGGCTCCGGTAGCTCCAGCGGCGACCTCCGGTGATGGCCGGAGCAGGCGACACCCAGGGGCACGAGCTGGTGCTGGACGCAAGACTCGGCACggcgacggcggcggcggcggcggcggcaggggCAGGTGCGTGCGGAGCGTGGCGCGTTCTGCGGCGGAGGCGCGGGGACCGCAGTGCGCGCGGCGCCCGCCCGCGCCCGCAGCGCCACCCCCCGTCTGGGGACCCGCGCGGGGTCCACGGGGCGGGGCCAGTCTCCCTGCCGCCCCTTGATCCACGCCTGGCCTGGCGTCTGCTCTCCGTGTTGAACCTCCCAGCTACCTAGAGGTGGTCAGAATCCCCATGTCCCCAATATTCCTTCCCTCTTGGATGAGCCACGAGGGGACAAATCTTTCACCGAATTTTGTTAAGGGAAACCTTCACGTTTTGTTCCTTCACATTTTGAGCCTCACAATGCCCGCGCAGGAGTTCCAGCGTTCCACCTGTGTCTTGGCTGCCTTTCGAGCTCACACCAAACCCCGACACACCCCCTGTGTGAACGCCGGGTGTTTTACAATTCACTGACATATCCACACTGCACCAGGATTCGTCAGAAAGGCGATATGATAGCAAAAGGGATAGGGGGTTAAGCAGATACCAGAAGAGTGGACAGAGGAAGCTGGGGCAGTCACGAGGAAGCTCAGAGGGTTCTGACCGGAGGTGAAGAGTTGGAAATACCTGAACAGGCTGGCAGTCCATGTGTAGGGTGGAGGGCCCACTGAGCACACTCACCTGCCTAGGGTGGGGTAGCCCTTTCTTGTATCTTATCAGGTCAGCACGTGCTTCTTTGTCTCACAATTATGTACTAAACTGACCCCACCCAACAGAGGccccattcctttcttcttcctcctaccTGGTCCTCTTCTACCTAGGCTACACCTTTGCCTCACGGGAACCCTCCATGAGGAAAGGACAACGGATATGCTGATGACCAGGGTGTTTACATATCCAGAATGCCATCCTCTACCCTCTCATGTCTACCATACCCGTGACCAACATTGAGTCCTGTGTCTGACCCTGGACAGTCCAGATTTTCTTCAGGCCAGCTCCTTTCTGTACAATTCGACGAATGGGAACAGTGTTCTTGGTGAGCCAAAGCTGGGCCAGACTTTACAGTTCTGTGGCACCAAGGGCCTACATCAGGACTCCTTCAGCAAGACCAGGTGAGAGAATGGGTCCAGGTGTAGGGATGTAGAGGGGAGGCATTTCATGGGGTCCTAGCATGATATTGGGGCAACTCAGGTAGCTGTGGCCAGAGAAAGGAATGAGCCTTCTGGAAGGGCTTGACCCACCCACTCAGCATGGCCACCTACGGCCCCACCCTCTGCCCAGGGTCCCACCTCGTGAAATGAAGGCACGCCCCGTGGGAGAATAAGGCTTCCCCTCCAAGTTGTTCTGAGCTGAATGGTGCAAGCCAAGGATCCATCTAAACCCCGTCTTTAGGAAATCCTGGAGCGCGGAGGCTTCTGGGGAATTAAGTTTCGAAACCACTGGGCACCTCGGCCGTTTTTACGCATGCTCGCGGCTAGGGGTGGAGTCTACAGGGATGGTGGGCAAGATTAAGGGTGCTTATTCAATGAGCTTTGTTTTCCACCTCTTAAGCATGTTTCCCCCCAGACTCACTTATTGCTAGCATTCATGTCTTGGCCTGCCTGACCGGCTCTacaaaggctgctcccccacagtcATTCTTCATGCCCCCTAAGGGCAACGAGGTAAAGCTGCAAAagcagagggtgccagatccAAGAATGGGGGCTGGAAACGGAAAAACTTTAGGGAGCTTTCACCCCAAATCACCAACACAGGGAAACTGCAGTTTCAGAAATGAGTTGAAAATGTCACTTGTGTTTTAAGTCCGTGTCACCAACTGTAAGATGGTTGTGTCaaacgtttttgttgttgttgttgttgttttgttttgttttgttttaatattaggAAACTGGACAATCCTCCACGTAGTCTAAATCACTTGTGTTCTCAAACGTCCTAGTATCTGCTGGTTGTGGGCAGTAGGTGACAAGGAGGAACTCTGAACAGTGACTGTAGAGATGTGAGCAATGACTGGGTAACCCAGCCCATCTGAAGGCCCCAGAATCTGAATGCCTGCCTTCACTTCCTTTCTGAGGCCATGACCCAAGGAGGTAAGGCATGCTCAGATAAATCATGATTGAGTCACCCCAAATTGGCAAATGCCCTTTAGAGGCCAAATCTTGGCCTCCACCCATCTGGGAATGAGGGGTGACTGGCTGCTGTGCTCTAGTTGTTAAGGCTTCTTTGGATCTTGGGAACCCCATCTTTGAGCTCCGCCCCAAGGCCCCACCCCTATCTAGGAGGGAAAAGGCACTTGCTGGTAGCTCTACTCACAGGCACTGGGAGCTGGAACTGGAGGACTAGGAGACATACTGCTGCTGCTTGCTGCAGGTGAGTCCTTGTGCAGAGACTGACCTGCACTTAGAGGTACCTCctggacagcccctgctctcccttGGACCGCTCACTAGTGCCTCTTAGCCTTTTGTCTCcattcccagctgtatcctggaGCATTTCTTGGACACTTGGTGGAGGGCAGCAACTGGGTACTTGGGTCTACCTCCAAGACACATAGGCCTTGCACACATTCTGGTGCCTCCACATCTGCACATAGATGCCTCACTGATATGGCTTTCCACAGGGCGGATTCCTACTAAATAGGTGTCTTCTTAGGCTACAAACTCTCCAGCAGCTTTTCTCTTACCTGAGTCCATATAAGTGTCTCTGCTCACCCCTGCAGCCTGGGCCATGGACCCCCATGAGATGGTCATGAAGAATCCATATGCCCACATCAGCATCCCTCGGGCTCACCTGCGGTCTGACCTGGGGCAGCAGTTAGAAGAGGTTCCggcttcatcttcctcctctgagATTCAGCCTCTGCCTTCAGGAACCTGTACCCCAGAGCCAGCGGGCCTCTTGCAAACTGCTGAAGCCCTGGGGCCCAAAGGTATCAAGGGCGTCAAGGGTACTGCTTCTGAACAGGGCCAGCAGACCTGGCAGTCACCCTGCAATCCCTATAGCAGTGGGCAACGTCCGTCAGGACTGACTTATGCTGGCCTGCCACCTGTAGGGCGTGGTGATGATATTGCccaccactgctgctgctgcccttgctgctcctgctgccacTGTCCGCGATTCTGCCGTTGTCACAGCTGCTGTTGTGTGGTCTCCTAGCCTAACTGTCCAACCTCCAGGGCTGTGAGACCCAGGCCTCTGCTCAATGCCAAAGTGGTGCTGGACTTCAGGAGCAGCCATTGTCATGGGCATCAGCCACTTCCTGCCCTGGACAGGGGAGCCTGTTCACCAGGAAGGTTCAGCTGGAGCCCTCTGGAATAGGGTTTCAGCCATTAGCCATTTTGGCAGCAACAGGGACACCCTTCACTTCTTGCAAGACTTTGGCAATAAAGCAGGGTGAGCATTGTGCCAGTGACTCCTTTTTTCCTAAGGGCCTGTTTGGGAGAGGGTCCCAGTCAGGACAACTACTTTTGcctccaacacacacaaacaggctTCCAGACTCTGTGGGATCTTCCAGAGACTGGAAAGCCACTATCTCATGACAATTATAATTTAGGGCCTTGCAGGTCTCAATCTGCCCAGGGGCCAGTTCCCTGTAAAGCTGAGATAGTAAACAAGGCTAACCTGGAGTCACAAGGCAAGAGGGTGCTATACATGCCATTGTAGGGGACCCCAAGAAAATACTCTGGGGAAGGATCAGGTTGGAGGATTGTTGGCGGGTGGGGCTGGTGTTTGCAGGTTTCAGGGAGTGGGAGCTCAGGATGCAGGGCCCAGAACCCAGCCCAGTGTGAGTCACCTCCCAGCCTCAGCCAGGTTTGTTTCTGGTTTCCCACAAAATGTAATTTCTAAAATCTAGAGCTCTGCTGCATAATGATTTCGAGTGATATGTACTATGCCTTGAAGATGAGACAGGAAAGGGCTGAGAAGAGTGCTTTCTTCTTTTCGGTCCAAGCAGTGTAAGATGCCTGTTGGGGGCCATGTATAAGATGCCAGGGGAGGGAGTGTGCAAGGAGGCCGGCTCTGGAAGCCTGGTGTTTCCGGGGTAGGGCAGAGCCACAGCACCAcatgaaggaggaagaagagctggCCCCACAAGACAAACGAGTCCTCCAGAAGCTGGTCCTCCCTTGATGCAGAGACAGGTCACACAAGAGGGCAGGCTAGATGTGTCAAGGGCTCCAGGTATGGGCAGATAGGTCACTGCCCTGACTCTCCTTTCCAAGCTCTTTGTCCCCGGTTCCAGTGAAGGCCAGCACAGGAACCTGTTTGACCAGTCTTAAAGGCAGCCAGTCTGCCAAGGGGTAAAAGAGTGGATAAAAGTGAGTAAGGAGGGCTGGTCTGCTCTCAGCTTTCTCCTAGCAACCCTGTGTGCAGTCCTAGGGGCCCTGCCAACAAAAATGGGTCTCCCTAGTTCTGCGATCTCTCCAGTCCTTGTTACAGAGAACACTGACCCCCACTTTCCTGAACTGTCTCCCTGGACTATTGCAAAGGCTAAAGGTCAGATGGACAGTCAACTGAGAGGTGCTTTCAATGGGCTGGGGAGTGCTTTGAGGGTGATGGTTGTGTGAGGCAGATCATCACACATTGTGTTTGAGTGCCATCTTAGGGCCAATGGGCTGGCTACTGCCTGTGACATAACAGGATAGATGCCAAGAAGTGGCACAAATTATCAAGGATATGCATGCACCCTACTCTGgagctgctgggggtgggggcaggctcCCTGGAAGTGATATGAGCCCAAGGCTGAAGAGGGGCATCTTCAGGCCAAAGCAGGAAGATATTACAGTGGGGGATTGGGTGAGAAGAGTAAGGACTTGTGCCCGGGAGGACTCAAACACTGAGGACATCCAGGATGGAGAATGACAAAGCCAAATCTCTAAGCTTTATTGTTTAAAGAGTAGTCTGGGCAACATCCTTTATGCAGGGGGCTGGCTCAccttatctctggtccagtgggTGGTGCTTCAGATCCAGTTACAGGCCTTTGTGGCTGAAAGGGGAGCCCACTCTACTTGATGCAGCCAGCACCTGCCTCCTGCCATCTTGCCTGTGTGGCCAGGAATGCAAGCCCAAGGAGGGAGCCATGAGGTGTCCATGgtccccaccccctcctcctaCAATCCTCTGGCTGGGAATTGCTTTCCAGTGGAATGGATGCAGGTAAGAACCCTGGGGTTCAAGAAGGCTAGGCGTGGGGGCAAGCAGGAGGTCTCAGCAGTGGGATAGGGTGCTGTTTCAGCCAATGGCCACAGAAACAAGAGATAGGTCCAGACTTTGTGATAGCCCAAGGCTACCATCTTCCCTCCAGATGTTCAGGCATTTACTGTCCATGGCCCTGGCTTCTGTCTTCTGGGAAGGTGAGCATGGGCCAGACTGTCACATAGGTGAGCAGAGGTGGACTGTAGCTTGTGCTGTTGCCCTGTTGGCTCCCTCGCACTTTCCCTAGGATGTTGCAGCCTGAAGGTGCCCAAGGCTTggaggagggggcagccttgaGAGCCTCATGGAATGACTGCATCATCTGCTACTCTGCCTACGACCTCTCAGTACACTTGCCTCGCTGCCGCCTCTATTGTGGTCACACCTTCTGCCAGGCGTGCGTGCGGTGCCTGGACACTCCAGCCTATGAACAACACTGGATCCCCTGCCCACAGTGCCACCAAAATACCTCTATGCCCGGGGGAGGGGTGACCATGTTGGACTTGGACCTGGCTGCCTTCCTGGCAGTTAAAGCTGAAAGGGAAGCATCAAGAATAGAAGTCAGGTCCTCTGTCCCCCTCAAAAGGTCCTCTGTCCCCTCAAAGTCAGCACTGCCATCACTTCGAAGCCAGCGGGACTCTACCCCACCTTGGGCCCCAATTCCACTTTCCTCAGCCTGGATGCTgctgctggggctggggaggaCTGTGATGGTATTCCCCTGGGAACCCTGAAGTCTAAGTTCTGGCTATCTTCACCCCCACAAAGGAAACTGTATTTAGTAGCTTGCCTGCCTTGGAGCCACTGATCATACACAGTGCAAACAGATCACCCTGCTGGCAGGTCATCCTTCTTATAGTCTTACATGGCCCAACATAGTGATTTCACCCTTGACCAGAAACATTTTAGGCCATAGCTTAAGGTCAGAGTCAATGGCCATGGTACCTACCATAAGACTCCACAGTAGGCTGGTGACCTCCCAGTATACTGGCCTAGATTTCCCTACCCCAAGCTAGTTTGATTTTGTTTGGCTAGCCAACATCTGACTGGTTGTCTCTGTTACCTATAAACCAAGGACTCAGCTCAGAGAATGGATCAAGAGTCTGTGGGGGTGAGTGCAGGGACCTTGACAGGGCCAGGCTATGGTTGTATGTGAGTAGCTGGTATCAGAGCAGGTCTTCCTTTTTGTAAACATCCAGAGGTATGAGCTAGGAGGGAGGGAAAGTTACCTCCTCTATCCCTGGAATCTCACGTGTTACCATCTATTTGACAATGGTCACTGAGCTCCTACTATGAGTCATGCACTGTTAGAGGAGGGTCTGCTGCAGCACAAAGCTATGTCTTTGACAGGCACTCAAGAAGGATGCCATAGATGGCTAGTTCTGACAAGGGGTCTTGCCTAACGTCTCACAGCTTCTTATCCTATCTCAAGACTCCCAGTTCCATTCTGTCACTTGTGACTGGTACACATTACTGACAACCCCCAGGCCAAAGCTGTAAGCCTTCATCCCTCTAGAAAGAGCTGTATCCAGGAGCCCCTGTGAAGGACCTCCTGGGCAGTGGATGTaggatgggaggaaagagaatttGCTGAATAGACTTTGAGAAGCCTCCTTTCCTGGGCAAAGTCCCTCAAAGCAGCCAGGGACAAGGCTGGACAGTGTGCAGAAAGGGGTGCTGGAACTAGCAGGGCCCCTGGGGAAACGGCCTGCAGGAGAGGGCCCAGTCATCCTAGGGGCTGGAAAGGGCCTGGTCGAGAAAAAGGGACATTTCAAATGCATGTGGGGACAGGATGGCACTCTGCTGGGAAAAGATACTCAGACAGGCCAGGCAATGAGCTCTGCCCTCCGCCTTCTATCTTCTTTGCAGATAGAGACTCCATGCCTGGACCCCCTGCTGGCTTCCACAGAAAGCCCTTCTGGATCTGGCCCCACCCTTAACTAAGATTTTAATCTGCTGACCTCAGAGCCTGGGTGCCTTCCTAGGCCACCTGAGGAAATCTGTCTTCCATACCCACCTGGTATAAAGGGCTTCCCTCTTGCCTCTGTCAGGTGCAGTGATGACCATGATAAGGTTTGCAGGGGTCGGAGGAACACAGAAGGAGGAGGGCAACTTTCTCATTGGGTCCCTAGGCAGCCCCAGCCAGAATGACAGCATCTTGCCTGGGTGGTGGAGAGTGTCCATTAAATGTATCAGATACCTACTGATGGCTGCAGTGTCTAGCTCTATCATGCTCCTGGCTAGATGTTGCCCATCTCTGGAAGAAGTTCTACCCCAAGACAGTTGGGCTGGGGGCTCAGAACATCTAGTCCTAGGATGACAAGAATCTGAATAAGGCCTTAGGGCCAGGCAGGGTCTCCCCTTGGGGGCCCCAGCTCCTGGGTAAACATTAATGGGGCTCCACACACAGCAAGTCATGTGCGCACCAGGCAGATCTTTGACCTGCAGCTGTTCCTGCTGTGCCTCCTCCCGCTGGTGCCCCTCACCACACAGGCAGGTAGGAGCTCCTAGAACTAGAC of Meriones unguiculatus strain TT.TT164.6M chromosome 8, Bangor_MerUng_6.1, whole genome shotgun sequence contains these proteins:
- the Cysrt1 gene encoding cysteine-rich tail protein 1 isoform X1, with protein sequence MTQGAWAMDPHEMVMKNPYAHISIPRAHLRSDLGQQLEEVPASSSSSEIQPLPSGTCTPEPAGLLQTAEALGPKGIKGVKGTASEQGQQTWQSPCNPYSSGQRPSGLTYAGLPPVGRGDDIAHHCCCCPCCSCCHCPRFCRCHSCCCVVS
- the Rnf224 gene encoding LOW QUALITY PROTEIN: RING finger protein 224 (The sequence of the model RefSeq protein was modified relative to this genomic sequence to represent the inferred CDS: inserted 1 base in 1 codon; deleted 2 bases in 1 codon; substituted 1 base at 1 genomic stop codon); this translates as MLQPEGAQGLEEGAALRASWNDCIICYSAYDLSVHLPRCRLYCGHTFCQACVRCLDTPAYEQHWIPCPQCHQNTSMPGGGVTMLDLDLAAFLAVKAEREASRIEVRSSVPQKVLCPLKVSTAITSKPAGLYPTLGPNXHFPQPGCCCWGWGGLXWYSPGNPEV
- the Rnf208 gene encoding RING finger protein 208, whose translation is MPADPGPEVGSGWPGLLMSCLKGPHVILKMEAMKIVHPEKFPELQAATPCFPPAPRPTPTLAPKRAWPSDTEIIVNQACGGDMPTLEGASHTPPLPRRPRKGSSELGFPRVAPVDEVIVNQYVIRPSPTASAPSSSGPVIAGEPLECPTCGHTYNVTQRRPRVLSCLHSVCEQCLQILYESCPKYKFISCPTCHRETVLFTDYGLAALAVNTSILSRLPPEALTAPSGGQWGGESEGSCYQTFRQYCGAACTCHVRNPLSACSIM
- the LOC132655963 gene encoding LOW QUALITY PROTEIN: ring finger protein-like (The sequence of the model RefSeq protein was modified relative to this genomic sequence to represent the inferred CDS: inserted 2 bases in 2 codons; substituted 1 base at 1 genomic stop codon); translation: MAETGAKDPNVEEQEKGEEQPEEEEEECCICTEPCGSGEHXLSLLNCGHSLYVGCMYQLLGMTPRADLGYVCYPLCHLTPMLEWKICQLQEELLRADGXPVLIAYCIHHTPEPGPWESLEHQYXMCFLAGPVGEQSCLPFLPCPPRLGIWLWTLQEHGTCAWCLSLVSLLALELLGLVLIFMPPILLGVLFMLLDHSSH
- the Cysrt1 gene encoding cysteine-rich tail protein 1 isoform X2, with product MDPHEMVMKNPYAHISIPRAHLRSDLGQQLEEVPASSSSSEIQPLPSGTCTPEPAGLLQTAEALGPKGIKGVKGTASEQGQQTWQSPCNPYSSGQRPSGLTYAGLPPVGRGDDIAHHCCCCPCCSCCHCPRFCRCHSCCCVVS